The Chrysemys picta bellii isolate R12L10 chromosome 12, ASM1138683v2, whole genome shotgun sequence genome has a segment encoding these proteins:
- the CCDC42 gene encoding coiled-coil domain-containing protein 42 yields the protein MTTMEEEDLSEYFRMQYGQKLLKLLMKFPAPEEQSPSPSIRLLEKKKEATLVHRAMEAQKEAFRTRMEALNNRWEELRAKEIQLKAYIKKFEQFIQENDQKRIRALKKANKEKELKKQRVKELAKAKLDMAVLKQEHQRLSNKLQQYSIFNKYLEKVVEMSEFEEIREVIGRYKTLVGMHQDLMQSAQEGLEMIEQAKVRLSHYTEEKDDEILQHNNKLARLQMRFDRARSDVIIWESRWAHIQNTAAKKTLMLGTIKMATLNLFQSVSKQLKETLSVPVEDTHKQLDMIQQFIQDLSDIWAEVKKKDIQNRSMIVVVKDV from the exons ATGACCACCATGGAGGAAGAGGACCTGTCGGAGTATTTCCGCATGCAGTATGGGCAGAAGCTCCTGAAGCTGCTGAT GAAATTCCCAGCGCCGGAGGAGCAATCCCCATCGCCATCCATTCGGCTGctggagaagaagaaagaggcCACGCTGGTGCACAGGGCTATGGAGGctcagaaggag GCTTTCCGGACGAGGATGGAAGCCCTGAATAACCgatgggaggagctcagggccaAGGAGATTCAGCTGAAGGCTTATATAAAGAAATTTGAGCAGTTCATACAG GAAAATGACCAAAAGCGAATTCGAGCCCTGAAGAAAGCCAACAAGGAGAAAGAGCTGAAGAAACAGAGGGTGAAGGAGCTGGCCAAGGCCAAGCTGGACATGGCAGTCCTAAAACAGGAGCACCAGCGGCTCTCCAACAAGCTGCAGCAGTACTCCATCTTCAACAAGTACCTGGAGAAGGTGGTCGAGATGTCGGAG ttTGAGGAGATACGGGAAGTCATTGGCCGGTACAAGACGCTGGTGGGCATGCACCAGGATCTCATGCAGTCGGCGCAGGAGGGGCTGGAGATGATCGAGCAGGCGAAGGTGCGCCTGTCGCACTACACGGAGGAGAAGGACGACGAGATCCTGCAGCACAACAACAAGCTGGCGCGCCTGCAGATGCGTTTCGACCGCGCCCGCAGCGATGTCATCATCTGG gaGTCTCGCTGGGCCCACATCCAGAACACAGCCGCCAAGAAAACCCTCATGCTGGGCACCATCAAGATGGCCACCCTGAACCTCTTCCAGAGCGTGAGCAAGCAACTGAAGGAGACCTTGAGCGTGCCCGTGGAGGACACCCACAAGCAGCTGGATATG ATCCAGCAGTTCATCCAGGACCTCTCCGACATCTGGGCAGAGGTGAAAAAGAAGGACATCCAAAACCGATCAATGATAGTTGTGGTCAAGGACGTGTAA